A DNA window from Xanthomonas campestris pv. campestris str. ATCC 33913 contains the following coding sequences:
- the fliE gene encoding flagellar hook-basal body complex protein FliE: MSDSVTSILSQIRSYQTQMGQGPMGQVADAARGNQIQGLAGAQGTPATQAPSFSETLRGAIGGVNEAQQKSGALAKAFEMGDPSADLARVMVASQQSQVAFRATVEVRNRLVQAYQDVMNMPL, translated from the coding sequence ATGAGCGACTCCGTTACCTCAATTCTTTCGCAGATCCGCAGCTACCAGACACAGATGGGCCAAGGCCCGATGGGTCAGGTGGCCGATGCTGCGCGCGGAAATCAGATCCAGGGACTGGCTGGCGCGCAAGGCACGCCGGCCACGCAGGCACCGAGCTTCAGCGAGACCTTGCGCGGCGCCATCGGCGGCGTGAACGAGGCCCAGCAGAAGTCCGGCGCGCTGGCCAAGGCGTTCGAAATGGGTGACCCCAGTGCCGATCTGGCACGGGTGATGGTCGCCTCCCAGCAGTCCCAGGTGGCCTTCCGCGCCACCGTGGAAGTCCGCAACCGTCTCGTCCAGGCTTATCAGGACGTCATGAACATGCCGCTGTAA
- a CDS encoding glycosyltransferase: MPTSFAATATAPRVTVAVPAYRATFLKTALDSVLAQDMHDLELLICDDCPTDAVAEVVKNFLDSEHGAQIRYLRNPQPLLEVGNFGRCIAQARGTYLKFLCDDDVLLPGCLTAMADVLDRHPEVALVSSRRQLIDERGALLPESGANAIPFEGDVCVHGQELVSFLAERTLNFIGEPSTVMFRTAQMRPHADAPFSLQGRRIQWLGDLTMYVNLLRKGHLAMLQSPLSCFRISAGQVSNAARLKPDIGRAGFTAFRTAIGELGWQRAVDNHQVGVRTLEGAQPFVALDLGVRVDRMLRGLPPVLPSSGEILRNWLDQRVPDNAQHRLIEARFQAAGGGPLICIVLLDRHGDAEAIDATVQSLIAQACQYSRIQLRILSPLAVVTPQTAPFSIQLHRHEGSLAQLEAINALSATESADWLLPVKAGATFTASGLLTVALDLLGDDSLRAVYADEMIRAEDGELSALLRPDFNLDLLLSMPASMVRNWLYRREIFVAAGGLDPALTDAAELDLLLRLIDAGGLDGLGHVHEPLLVSPTSRVWSHPSEQQALLRHLHHRSYAQAKIHSHLPGCYRIEYGHAHTPGVSIIVPTKNQLGMLQRCVETLLEKTAYSNYELLIVDNGSTDADACQWLDGIEAMDSPQLRVLRYPHPFNYAAMNNLAAQHARGEYLVLLNNDTAILQENWLDALLNHAQRPEVGVVGAKLLYPNGTVQHAGVVLGLRGPAEHPFNGQALDAPGYMYRLQVDQNYSAVTGACMMVRASLYAEVGGLDEDVFKVSYNDVDLCLKIRQAGYLVVWTPHAVLLHEGSVSQTQVDTAPQLAKVQRFEAEQEAMYRKWLPWIANDPAYNRNLNLNGDAFQVEDNNSLTWRPLRWRPLPTVLAMTADQTGCGNYRIIQPVHAMQAAGLADAIWSLRYLSPVEMQRLQPETLVLQRQMFDYNLEPQQRGTRFSNCFKVAELDDYLPNVPRKSLHRDAIPNDIMRSMRRSLAMVDRFVVSTPALAEALHGLHRDTRVVENRLPLPWWRDRQGQRRQGKRPRVGWGGGGGHQGDLEMIEEVIKALATEVEWVFFGMCPESLQPYVHEFHPGVPIDLYPAKLAGLNLDLALAPLEDNLFNQCKSNLRLLEYGACGFPVVCSDVRPYQGSLPVTRVRPRYRDWVEAIRMHTHDLDAAAAAGDALRAAVHRDWMLDQDHAAHWLTQWLPD; this comes from the coding sequence ATGCCCACTTCATTTGCTGCCACCGCCACTGCGCCGCGGGTCACCGTGGCGGTTCCCGCATACAGAGCGACTTTCCTGAAAACCGCCCTGGACAGCGTGCTCGCGCAGGACATGCACGACCTGGAACTGCTGATCTGCGATGACTGTCCGACCGATGCCGTCGCCGAGGTCGTGAAAAATTTCCTGGACTCGGAACACGGTGCGCAGATTCGCTATCTGCGCAACCCGCAGCCGCTGCTGGAAGTGGGCAACTTCGGCCGATGCATCGCACAGGCACGTGGCACCTACCTCAAATTCCTCTGCGATGACGACGTGCTGCTGCCCGGTTGCCTAACCGCAATGGCCGACGTGCTCGACCGGCACCCGGAAGTAGCACTGGTCTCATCGCGCCGCCAACTGATTGATGAGCGCGGCGCTCTGCTGCCGGAATCGGGCGCAAACGCAATTCCGTTCGAGGGCGATGTCTGTGTGCACGGCCAGGAGCTGGTCTCCTTTCTGGCAGAGCGCACCTTGAACTTTATCGGCGAACCCAGCACGGTGATGTTCCGCACCGCGCAGATGCGCCCCCATGCCGATGCGCCGTTCTCGCTGCAGGGGCGGCGTATCCAGTGGCTGGGCGACCTCACCATGTACGTCAATTTGCTGCGCAAGGGCCACCTGGCCATGTTGCAAAGTCCATTGTCGTGCTTCCGCATTTCCGCCGGACAGGTCAGCAATGCCGCGCGTCTGAAGCCCGACATCGGCCGTGCCGGTTTCACCGCGTTCCGCACAGCTATTGGCGAACTGGGCTGGCAGCGCGCCGTGGACAACCACCAGGTCGGGGTCAGGACGCTGGAGGGCGCGCAGCCCTTCGTTGCGCTGGATCTGGGCGTGCGCGTGGATCGCATGCTTCGCGGTCTGCCGCCGGTTCTGCCGAGCAGTGGCGAGATCCTGCGCAATTGGCTGGATCAGCGCGTGCCCGACAACGCCCAGCACCGGCTGATCGAGGCGCGCTTTCAGGCCGCCGGCGGCGGCCCCCTGATCTGCATCGTGTTGCTGGATCGTCATGGCGACGCAGAGGCGATCGACGCCACCGTCCAGAGCCTGATCGCGCAGGCCTGCCAGTATTCTCGGATACAGCTGCGTATCCTAAGCCCACTGGCCGTGGTCACGCCGCAAACAGCGCCGTTCTCGATCCAGCTGCACCGCCACGAGGGCTCACTGGCGCAACTCGAGGCAATCAATGCGCTGTCCGCCACCGAGTCAGCCGACTGGCTACTGCCGGTCAAGGCTGGCGCCACCTTCACCGCCTCGGGCCTGCTCACCGTCGCGCTGGATCTGCTCGGCGACGACAGCCTGCGCGCGGTCTATGCCGATGAAATGATCCGTGCCGAAGACGGCGAACTGTCGGCGCTGCTGCGTCCGGACTTCAACCTGGATCTGCTGCTGTCGATGCCGGCCAGCATGGTCCGTAACTGGCTCTACAGGCGCGAGATCTTCGTTGCAGCCGGCGGACTGGACCCGGCGTTGACCGACGCGGCGGAACTGGATCTGCTGCTGCGCCTGATCGACGCCGGTGGCCTTGACGGTCTGGGCCACGTCCACGAACCGCTGCTGGTGAGTCCCACTTCGCGCGTCTGGTCGCACCCGTCCGAGCAGCAGGCCTTGCTGCGTCACCTGCACCACCGCAGCTACGCACAGGCAAAGATCCACAGCCACCTGCCCGGCTGCTATCGCATCGAGTACGGGCATGCGCACACGCCGGGGGTGTCGATCATCGTCCCCACCAAGAACCAGCTCGGCATGCTGCAGCGCTGCGTGGAGACGCTGCTCGAAAAGACCGCCTATTCCAACTACGAGCTACTGATCGTCGACAACGGCAGCACCGACGCCGACGCATGTCAGTGGCTGGATGGCATCGAAGCAATGGACAGCCCGCAATTGCGCGTGCTGCGCTACCCGCATCCGTTCAACTATGCAGCCATGAACAACCTGGCGGCGCAGCATGCCAGGGGCGAGTATCTGGTCCTGCTGAACAACGACACCGCGATCCTGCAGGAGAACTGGCTGGATGCGCTGCTCAACCACGCGCAACGGCCGGAGGTGGGCGTGGTTGGCGCAAAGCTGCTGTATCCCAACGGCACCGTCCAGCACGCCGGCGTGGTGCTGGGCTTGCGTGGACCCGCCGAGCATCCCTTCAACGGCCAGGCGCTGGATGCACCCGGTTACATGTACCGGCTGCAGGTGGATCAGAACTACAGTGCGGTCACAGGTGCATGCATGATGGTACGCGCCAGCCTCTACGCCGAAGTCGGTGGCCTGGACGAGGATGTTTTCAAGGTTTCCTACAACGATGTGGATCTGTGCCTGAAGATCCGTCAGGCCGGTTATCTGGTGGTCTGGACACCACATGCTGTGCTGCTGCATGAGGGCAGCGTCAGCCAGACACAGGTGGATACCGCCCCGCAGCTGGCCAAGGTGCAGCGCTTCGAGGCCGAACAAGAGGCCATGTACCGCAAATGGCTCCCCTGGATCGCAAACGACCCGGCATACAACCGCAATCTGAACCTGAATGGCGACGCCTTCCAGGTGGAAGATAACAACAGTCTGACCTGGCGCCCGTTGCGTTGGCGTCCGCTACCCACCGTGCTGGCGATGACTGCAGACCAGACTGGCTGCGGCAACTACCGCATCATCCAGCCCGTGCACGCCATGCAGGCGGCCGGACTGGCCGACGCGATCTGGTCGCTGCGCTACCTGTCGCCCGTGGAGATGCAGCGCCTCCAGCCCGAGACATTGGTGCTGCAACGGCAGATGTTTGATTACAACCTGGAGCCGCAGCAACGTGGCACCCGCTTCAGCAACTGCTTCAAGGTGGCGGAACTGGACGACTACCTGCCCAACGTGCCGCGCAAGAGCCTGCATCGTGATGCCATTCCCAACGACATCATGCGCAGCATGCGCAGATCGTTGGCGATGGTGGACCGCTTCGTCGTCTCGACACCGGCGCTGGCGGAGGCATTGCACGGCCTGCACCGCGACACCCGGGTCGTGGAGAACCGCCTGCCGCTACCGTGGTGGCGGGACCGGCAAGGCCAGCGCCGCCAGGGCAAGCGCCCGCGCGTTGGCTGGGGCGGCGGCGGCGGCCACCAGGGTGACCTGGAAATGATCGAGGAAGTGATCAAGGCGCTGGCCACAGAGGTGGAGTGGGTGTTCTTCGGCATGTGCCCGGAAAGCCTGCAGCCTTACGTCCACGAGTTCCACCCCGGCGTGCCTATCGATCTCTACCCCGCAAAGCTGGCCGGACTGAACCTTGACCTGGCGCTGGCGCCGCTGGAAGACAACCTGTTCAATCAGTGCAAGAGCAACCTGCGCCTGCTGGAGTACGGTGCCTGCGGCTTCCCGGTGGTATGCAGCGACGTGCGCCCCTACCAGGGTTCGCTCCCTGTGACCCGCGTGCGCCCGCGTTACCGGGACTGGGTTGAGGCAATCCGCATGCATACCCACGATCTGGACGCTGCCGCTGCCGCCGGCGATGCACTGCGTGCGGCAGTACACCGCGACTGGATGCTGGACCAGGACCACGCTGCGCATTGGCTGACGCAGTGGTTGCCCGACTGA